The Salvelinus fontinalis isolate EN_2023a chromosome 39, ASM2944872v1, whole genome shotgun sequence genome has a window encoding:
- the LOC129838635 gene encoding NLR family CARD domain-containing protein 3-like isoform X3, which produces MSLSGELDTEANRFCRQCITRYWEQPAPSGHYGCPRCRKRFRTRPVLLQPAKPNDDARGSENMDVSLQRAIVNHKAGLKRRYECVIEGLVKAGSQAPLNRIYTELYITEGESEGVNDEHEVWQLETACRTTTSHDTAIHCNDIFKPLPGQERSIRTVLTKGIAGIGKTVSVQTFILDWAEGKANQDVDIIFVLPFRELNLIKDLQYSLLRLLHDFHPGLDMGNAEKLTACKAMFIFDGLDESRIPLDFQCNKMMSDVTQTSSIDVLLTNLIKGNLLPSALLWITSRPAASDQIPPECVDQVTEVRGFNDPQKEEYFRKRFSDDEDLANRIISHIKTSRSLHVMCHMPVFCWISAIVLEHMSSTDERREMPTTLTETFTHFVLLHSSLKNQKYHGKEEMDQQELMDSDKEVLLKLGKLAFEHLGKGNVMFYEEDLNECGIDVREASVYSGVCTQIFKEESVLFQRVVYCFVHLSVQEFLSAVYVYHCYTTKNMDDLKPFLQATRATSEELTLHELLKRTANKALESKTGHLDLVVRFLHGMSLESNQKLLRGLVTQTGSSPESVKKTIRSLKMMQSSDMSPERCINLFHCLMEMKTHSVQQEIDKYLRSEKRSKNLPPTYCSALAYMLQISEEVLEVFDLKKYKTSQEGRRRLLPAVRVCRKALLAGCQLIEASCELLFSALSSNPSNLRELDMSNNDLKDSGVKLLSAGLGNPHCKLETLKLSGCGVTEEGYAALVSALRSNPNHLRELDLSDNHLGDSIVQHVSPGLEDSIWRLEILRLPGCKLTEASCEVLASALSSSSHLRELDLSNNDLLDSGVKLLSAGLGNSQCQLEILRLPGCKLTEASCEVLASALSSSSHLRELDLSNNDLLDSGVKLLSAGLGNSQCQLEILRLAFCEVTEEGCASLASALKSNPSHLRELDLSYNHPGDSGLRLLSAGLEDPHCRLEKLNVEHGGQYTIKHELRKYGCVLTLDPNTANRNLYLSEENRKMTWRTEEQPYPDHPERFQDFDQVLCREGLSGLCYWEVEWSGRGAHIGVTYRGINRSGRGDDSGLGPSDKTWCLVCCDDHYSAWIHNKLTTIPSPSSPPSNRVALYLDWPAGTMSFYKVCSDTLTHLYTFHTTFTEPLYPGLFVWCHSSVSLCQVVAPVSNTQRDVSL; this is translated from the exons atgagtctctcagGGGAACTTGACACGGAAGCTAACAG GTTCTGCAGACAGTGCATCACCAGATACTGGGAGCAGCCTGCTCCTTCAGGACACTATGGCTGTCCTCGGTGTAGAAAGAGGTTCAGGACACGTCCAGTTCTACTGCAACCGGCTAAACCCAACGATGACGCGAGAGGCTCTGAAAACA TGGATGTCAGCCTGCAGAGAGCTATAGTAAACCATAAAGCTGGTCTGAAAAGGAGGTATGAATGTGTGATAGAAGGCCTGGTAAAAGCAGGGAGTCAAGCCCCCCTCAACAGGATTTACACAGAGCTGTacatcacagagggagagagtgaaggggttAACGATGAACATGAGGTGTGGCAGCTAGAGACAGCATGCAGGACGACAACCTCACATGACACAGCAATCCACTGCAATGACATCTTTAAACCCTTACCTGGCCAAGAGAGAAGCATCAGAACTGTGCTGACCAAGGGCATCGCTGGCATCGGgaaaacagtctctgtgcagacGTTCATCCTAGACTGGGCTGAAGGGAAGGCAAACCAAGATGTAGATATCATATTTGTGCTTCCTTTCCGGGAGCTGAACTTGATCAAAGATCTCCAGTACAGTCTTCTGAGACTTCTCCATGACTTCCACCCAGGACTAGACATGGGCAATGCAGAGAAACTCACTGCCTGTAAAGCTATGTTCATCTTTGATGGTTTGGATGAAAGCAGAATTCCGTTGGATTTTCAGTGCAACAAAATGATGTCTGATGTCACACAGACATCGTCTATAGATGTTCTGCTGACAAACCTCATCAAGGggaatctgcttccctctgctctcctctggataaccTCACGACCAGCAGCAAGCGATCAGATCCCCCCTGAGTGTGTcgaccaggtgacagaggtacgagggttcaacgacccacagaaggaggagtacttcaggaagagattcagtgatgatgaggacctggccaacagaatcatctcacacataaagacatcaaggagcctccacgTCATGTGTCACATGCCAGTtttctgttggatttctgcaatAGTCCTTGAACACATGTCGAGTACAGACGAGAGACGAGAGATGCCCACGACCCTGACTGAGACGTTCACACACTTCGTGCTCCTTCACAGCAGCCTGAAGAACCAGAAGTATCATGGAAAAGAGGAAATGGATCAACAGGAGCTCATGGACTCGGATAAGGAAGTTCTTCTGAAGCTGGGGAAGCTGGCATTTGAACATCTGGGAAAAGGAAATGTCATGTTCTATGAAGAAGACCTGAATGAGTGTGGCATTGATGTCAGGGAAGCCTCAGTGTACTCAGGCGTGTGCACACAAATCTTTAAAGAAGAGTCTGTGTTATTCCAGAGAGTGGTGTACTGCTTTGTTCATCTGAGCGTTCAGGAGTTTCTCTCTGCTGTCTACGTGTACCATTGTTACACAACCAAGAACATGGATGACCTGAAGCCCTTCCTCCAGGCGACTAGAGCCACGTCTGAAGAGCTAACCTTACACGAGCTGCTGAAGAGGACCGCGAATAAAGCCCTGGAGAGTAAGACTGGACATCTGGACCTTGTGGTCCGCTTCCTTCATGGCATgtcactggagtccaatcagaagcTCCTACGAGGTCTGGTGACACAGACAGGAAGCAGTCCAGAGAGCGTCAAGAAAACAATCCGATCCCTGAAGATGATGCAGAGTAGCGACATGTCCCCCGAGAGGTGCATCAATCTCTTCCACTGTCTGATGGAGATGAAAACCCATTCAGTTCAGCAGGAAATCGACAAATACTTGAGGTCAGAGAAAAGATCCAAAAACCTGCCACCTACGTACTGCTCAGCGCTGGCCTACATGCTGCAGATATCAGAGGAGGTTCTGGAGgtgtttgacctgaagaaatacAAGACCTCACAGGAGGGTCGTAGGAGACTGCTTCCAGCTGTGAGAGTCTGCAGAAAGGCTCT ACTTGCTGGCTGTCAACTCATAGAAGCATCGTGTGAACTGTTGTTCTCAGCTCTCAGCTCAAACCCCTcaaacctgagagagctggacatgagtaacaatgacctgaaggattcaggagtgaagctactctctgctggactggggaatccccactgtaaactggagactctgaa GCTATCAGGCTGTGGAGTTACAGAAGAAGGCTATGCTGccctggtctcagctctgaggtcaaaccccaaccacctgagagagctggacctgagtgaCAATCACCTAGGAGACTCAATAGTGCAACATGTCTCTCCTGGATTAGAAGATTCAATCTGGAGGCTGGAGATCCTAAG ACTCCCTGGCTGTAAACTCACAGAAGCATCTTGTGAAGTGTTGGCCTCAGCTCTCAGTTCctcctcacacctgagagagctggatctgagtaacaatgacctgctggattcaggagtgaagctgctctctgctggactggggaattcACAGTGTCAACTGGAGATTCTGAG ACTCCCTGGCTGTAAACTCACAGAAGCATCTTGTGAAGTGTTGGCCTCAGCTCTCAGTTCCTcttcacacctgagagagctggatctgagtaacaatgacctgctggattcaggagtgaagctgctctctgctggactggggaattcACAGTGTCAACTGGAGATTCTGAG GTTGGCATTCTGTGAAGTCAccgaggaaggctgtgcttctctggcctCAGCTCTgaagtcaaacccctcacacctgagagagctggatctgagttacaatcacccaggagactcaggactcagactgctctctgctggactggaggatccacactgcagactggagaaactcaa tgtggaacatggcGGACAGTACACAATAAAACACGAgcttagaaaat ATGGCTGTGTGCTCACACTGGACCCGAACACAGCAAACAGAAACCTCTatctgtctgaggagaacagaaagatgacgtggaggacagaggagcagccgtatcctgatcacccagagagatttcAGGATTTCGAccaggtgctgtgtagagagggtctgtctGGGCTCTGCtactgggaggtagagtggagtgggAGAGGGGCTCATATCGGCGTGACATATAGAGGGATCAATAGGTCAGGAAGGGGTGATGACAGTGGGCTTGGACCTAGTGACAAAACCTGGTGTCTGGTCTGTTGTGATGACCATTACTCTGCCTGGATCCATAATAAGCTCACTACCAtaccttccccctcctcccccccgtcCAACAGAGTAGCActgtatctggactggccagccggcactATGTCTTTCTACAAGGTCTGTTCTGATACACTGACTCACCTGTACACATTCCACACCACATTTACCGAGCCCCTCTACCCAGGGCTTTTTGTTTGGTGTCACTCCTCAGTGTCCCTGTGTCAGGTGGTGGCCCCTGTGTCAAACACACAACGTGATGTTTCACTCTAA